Sequence from the Enhydrobacter sp. genome:
GGACTTCGACCGTGGTCGAGGGCGCCGAGCGGCGCAGTGCCTGGATCACCGCCGCGAAGTGCGCCGCCCCGCCGTCGCCGAGATCGTCGCGATCGACCGACGTGACGACGACATGGCCGAGGCCGAGCTTGCCGACCGCCTCGGCGATGTTGGCCGGCTCGTGCGGATTGAGGGCGCCGGGCCTGCCGGTGGCGACGTTGCAGAAGGCGCAGGCGCGCGTGCAGGTCTCCCCCATGATCATGAAGGTGGCGTGCTTCTGCTTCCAGCACTCGCCGATGTTGGGGCAGGCCGCCTCCTCGCACACCGTCGCGAGGCCGTATTGGCGCATCAGCCTCCTGGTCTCGGCGTACTCGGGAGAATTGGGCGCGCGCACCCGAATCCATTCCGGCTTGCGCCGGATGGGATTGTCGGGGCGATGCGCCTTCTCGGGGTGGCGCTCGGCCCGGCTGATCGGGGGCTTGTCGAGCGAACCGTCCATGATGCCTCAGATATGGAGCGTCCGGCCATAAGCCGCCAGCACCGATTCGTGCATCATCTCCGACAGCGTCGGATGCGGGAAGACCGTGGCCATCAGCTCGGCTTCCGTCGTCTCCAGCGTCTTGGCGACGCTGTAGCCCTGGATCAGCTCGGTCACTTCCGCACCGATCATGTGGGCGCCCAGCAATTCGCCGGTCCTCGCATCGAAAATCGTCTTGACGAAGCCCTCGGGTTCGCCGAGCGCGATCGCCTTGCCGTTGCCGATGAACGGGAACTTGCCGACCTTGATCTGCAGGCCCTTGGCCTTGGCGGCGACTTCGGTCATGCCGATGCTCGCGACCTGGGGCTGGCAATAGGTGCAGCCCGGAATGTTGGCCGCGTTCATCGGGTGCACGCCCTTGACGCCGGCGATCTTCTCCACGACCACGACGCCTTCGTGCATCGCCTTGTGGGCGAGCCACGGCGGGCCGGCCACGTCGCCGATCGCGTAGACATTCGGTTCACCGGTGAAGCCCCATTGGTCGATCACGATATGGGTCTTCTCGACCTTCACCTTGGTGCCCTCGAGCCCGAGATTCTCGACATTGCCGACGATGCCGACGGCCGAGATGACGCGATCGACAGTGATCTGCTGGCTCTTGCCGCCGGCGGTGATCGTCGCCGTGACGCTGTTGGCCCCCTTCTTCAGCCCGGAGACCGTGGCCCCGGTGAGGATCTTCATGCCCTGCTTCTCGAAGGCCCGCTTGGCGAAGGCCGACACTTCCTCGTCCTCGACCGGCAGGATGCGATCGACGACCTCGCAAACCGTCACCTCCGCCCCCATGGTGCGGTAGAAACTGGCGAACTCGATGCCGATCGCACCGGACCCGATCACCAGCAGCGACTTCGGGAACACCGGCGGCACCATGGCCTCCTTGTAGGTCCAGACGAGCTTTCCGTCGGACTCGAGGCCAGGGAGCTGGCGGGCGCGCGCGCCGGTCGCCAGGATCACGTGCTTGTAGGAGAGCGTGGCGTTGCTCTTGTCGTTCATCGCCACCGCCAGCTTGCCCGCGCCGGCGAGCTTCGCTGTGCCGTCGAACACCGCGATCTTGTTCTTCTTCATCAGGCCTTTGACGCCGTTGCTGAGCTGTCCCGCCACCTTGCGCGAACGTTCGACGATCTTCTTCGGGTCGAACGACACGTCCTTCACCGACAGGCCATAGGCGTCGGCATGCTTGATGAGGCCGTAGACCTCCGACGTGCGCAGCAGCGCCTTGGTCGGGATGCACCCCCAGTTGAGGCAGATGCCGCCCATGTGCTCGCGCTCGACGACGGCGGTCTTCATGCCGAGCTGCGCGGCGCGGATGGCGGCGACGTAGCCGCCCGGCCCGCCCCCCACGACGATCAAGTCGAATGCGGTGTCGGCCATGATCCGCTCCTAGACCAGCATCGCCGCCGGCTGCTCGACATATGTCCGCAGCGTCTGCAGGAACTGCGCGCCCATGGCGCCGTCCACGACACGGTGGTCGACGGCGAGCGTGCAGCTCATCATTGTGCGCACCACGACCTGACCATCGCGCACGACCGGCCGCGGCTCGCCGACGCCGACCGCGAGGATCATCGCCTGCGGCGGATTGATGATGGCGGCGAAGTCCTTGATGCCGAACATGCCGAGGTTCGAGATGGTGAAGCCGCCGCCCTGGAACTCGTCGAGCTTGAGCTTGCCCACCTTGGCACGGTCGGCGAGATCCTTCATCTCGACAGATATCTGCGCCAGACCTTTCATGTCGGCATTGCGCACGATCGGCGTGATCAGGCCGCGGTCGGTGGCGACGGCGACGGAAACGTCGACCGCCCCGTACTGGATCATCGCCTCCTCGGTCCACGAGGCGTTGCAGTCCGGGTGGTCGCGCAGCGCCTTGGCACACGCCTTGATCAGCATGTCGTTGACCGACACCTTGGCACCGCGCTTGCTCGCCGCGCCGTTGATCGCCCGACGGGCCGCCAGCAATGCGTCGATCTCGAAATCGACCGATAAGTAGAAGTGCGGCACCGTTTGCTTGGACTCGAGCATGCGGCGCGCGATGACCTTGCGGACCGAACTGTGCGGCACGCGGGTGTCGCCCGGCGCCGTGGCCAGCGGAGCCGCCGCCGCCGTGGATCGCGGCGCAGGAGCTGCCGCCGGTGGACGCGCGGCGCCGGGTCTGGCGCTCTCGACATCCGCCTTGACGATGCGGCCATTGGGCCCCGAGCCCTTGAGGCCCGCCAGATCGACCCCCTTGTCGGCGGCAATGCGTTTGGCGAGAGGCGAGGCGAAAATCCGTCCCCCCGACGCTGCCGCGGCCGACTGGGCCGGAGCTGCCTTCGGCACGGGTGCGGGCTTCGGCGCCGGGGCGGCAGCAGTCGTCTCGGCGGGAGCTGGCTTGGCCGAGGCGGCCGGCGGTGCGGCCGCCGCAGCCACCTCCTTCTCGCCCTCTTCCAGCAGAATGGCGATGACCGCGTTCACTTGAACGCCCTCGGCGCCCTCGGCAACGACGATCTGGCCGATCCGACCTTCGTCGACCGCCTCGACCTCCATGGTCGCCTTGTCGGTCTCGATCTCGCAGATCACCTGCCCAGACTTCACCGCATCGCCCACCTTGACGTGCCACTTCGCGAGCTTGCCTTCGGTCATGGTGGGTGACAGCGCCGGCATCAGGATGTTGATCGACATGGTGTGGTCCCGCCGTCAGCGATTGCAGACCGCGCGCGCGGCCTCGACGATGTTCTCGGCTTGCGGCAGCGCCATGCGCTCGAGGTTGGCTGCGTAGGGCAGCGGCACGTCGAGGCCGGCGACGCGCTTGACGGGCGCATCCAGCCAGTCGAAGGCAAGATCCATCATCTGGGCGGCGAGTTCCGAGCCGATGCCGGCGAAGGGCCATCCCTCCTCCACCGAGACCAGCCGGTTGGTTTTCTTGACCGAAGCCACGATGGTGTCGGTGTCGAGCGGCCGCAAGCTCCGCAAATTGATGACCTCGGCGTCGATTCCCTGCTTCGCCAGTTCCTCGGCGGCGGCGAGTGCTTTGCCGACCATGATCGAGAAGGCAACGATGGTGACGT
This genomic interval carries:
- the lpdA gene encoding dihydrolipoyl dehydrogenase; amino-acid sequence: MADTAFDLIVVGGGPGGYVAAIRAAQLGMKTAVVEREHMGGICLNWGCIPTKALLRTSEVYGLIKHADAYGLSVKDVSFDPKKIVERSRKVAGQLSNGVKGLMKKNKIAVFDGTAKLAGAGKLAVAMNDKSNATLSYKHVILATGARARQLPGLESDGKLVWTYKEAMVPPVFPKSLLVIGSGAIGIEFASFYRTMGAEVTVCEVVDRILPVEDEEVSAFAKRAFEKQGMKILTGATVSGLKKGANSVTATITAGGKSQQITVDRVISAVGIVGNVENLGLEGTKVKVEKTHIVIDQWGFTGEPNVYAIGDVAGPPWLAHKAMHEGVVVVEKIAGVKGVHPMNAANIPGCTYCQPQVASIGMTEVAAKAKGLQIKVGKFPFIGNGKAIALGEPEGFVKTIFDARTGELLGAHMIGAEVTELIQGYSVAKTLETTEAELMATVFPHPTLSEMMHESVLAAYGRTLHI
- a CDS encoding pyruvate dehydrogenase complex dihydrolipoamide acetyltransferase — encoded protein: MSINILMPALSPTMTEGKLAKWHVKVGDAVKSGQVICEIETDKATMEVEAVDEGRIGQIVVAEGAEGVQVNAVIAILLEEGEKEVAAAAAPPAASAKPAPAETTAAAPAPKPAPVPKAAPAQSAAAASGGRIFASPLAKRIAADKGVDLAGLKGSGPNGRIVKADVESARPGAARPPAAAPAPRSTAAAAPLATAPGDTRVPHSSVRKVIARRMLESKQTVPHFYLSVDFEIDALLAARRAINGAASKRGAKVSVNDMLIKACAKALRDHPDCNASWTEEAMIQYGAVDVSVAVATDRGLITPIVRNADMKGLAQISVEMKDLADRAKVGKLKLDEFQGGGFTISNLGMFGIKDFAAIINPPQAMILAVGVGEPRPVVRDGQVVVRTMMSCTLAVDHRVVDGAMGAQFLQTLRTYVEQPAAMLV